The following coding sequences lie in one Nocardioides sambongensis genomic window:
- the pilM gene encoding type IV pilus assembly protein PilM, with protein sequence MAKTLVGLDIGSSAVRAVTLSGGRTPKLVRAGAVALPRGAVEAGTVRNPRVVTEAIRTLWQEQRMRDKDVCLGVGSGSVLVRQLELDWMPPADLKKALRYQVADLLPVSVDDANIDHVALEDFERADPDTGAPRRYVRILLVATARGAVDEMVRCVQAAGLRPQVADLSAFGLVRAAARAVSATAGTEAIVDVGADKIAVAVHTAGRPHFVRVVAGVGGSLLTQSLVERLSIGWPEAEALKHTAALPSVVLAPAATAPGTTLIDPTAPGQRLSPAEETGQLVLEGARQLVAEIKATLDFHSSSDHEHLPERLLVTGGGARLTGFPELVQRTLGLPTRRFDPHDVLPGLVPRRKEADPMAEDPTMMVPIGLALAGPA encoded by the coding sequence CGCCGAAGCTGGTCAGGGCCGGCGCGGTCGCGCTGCCGCGGGGCGCGGTCGAGGCCGGCACCGTGCGCAACCCGCGCGTGGTGACCGAGGCGATCCGGACGCTGTGGCAGGAGCAGCGGATGCGGGACAAGGACGTGTGTCTCGGTGTCGGCAGCGGCTCGGTCCTGGTCCGCCAGCTCGAGCTCGACTGGATGCCGCCCGCCGACCTGAAGAAGGCGCTGCGCTACCAGGTCGCCGACCTGCTGCCGGTCTCCGTGGACGACGCGAACATCGATCACGTCGCGCTCGAGGACTTCGAGCGGGCCGACCCCGACACCGGCGCGCCGCGCCGCTACGTCCGGATCCTGCTGGTGGCCACCGCCCGCGGCGCCGTCGACGAGATGGTCCGCTGCGTGCAGGCCGCCGGGCTGCGCCCGCAGGTGGCCGACCTGTCCGCCTTCGGGCTGGTCCGCGCGGCGGCCCGCGCCGTCTCCGCGACCGCCGGCACCGAGGCGATCGTCGACGTGGGGGCCGACAAGATCGCGGTCGCCGTGCACACCGCCGGACGTCCCCACTTCGTGCGGGTGGTCGCCGGGGTCGGCGGATCGCTGCTGACCCAGTCGCTGGTCGAGCGGCTCAGCATCGGCTGGCCGGAGGCCGAGGCGCTCAAGCACACCGCCGCGCTGCCGAGCGTGGTGCTCGCGCCCGCGGCGACCGCGCCCGGCACCACGCTGATCGACCCGACCGCCCCGGGCCAGCGGCTCTCCCCGGCCGAGGAGACCGGGCAGCTGGTGCTCGAGGGCGCCCGGCAGCTGGTCGCCGAGATCAAGGCGACGCTGGACTTCCACAGCAGCTCGGACCACGAGCATCTCCCCGAACGGCTGCTGGTCACCGGTGGCGGCGCGCGGCTGACCGGCTTCCCGGAGCTGGTCCAGCGCACCCTGGGCCTGCCCACCCGACGCTTCGACCCCCACGACGTGCTCCCCGGGCTGGTGCCCCGGCGCAAGGAGGCTGACCCGATGGCGGAGGACCCGACCATGATGGTGCCGATCGGCCTGGCCCTGGCGGGACCGGCATGA
- a CDS encoding IS1634 family transposase produces MVFLRKVKTASGATAVQIARREHRRDVVIEHLGSAHTEAELAALMQVGRRKIEEGQGVLDLGLEPEQDPRATIVQAKASRLLVAVIESAWQTLGFGVINDEAFFQLVLARIVEPTSMLDAGRVLSELGLTPAHRNTFSATLRRAGQRGYRDQIAAACFRDATAWGDVSLCLYDVTTLYFEAEKEDDLRKVGYSKERRVDPQVVVGLLVDRRGFPLEIGCFEGNKAETLTMIPIIKAFQKRHGVSDMAVVADAGMLSATNLRELDQAGLRFIVGSRVTKAPVDLESHFRWHGDALSDGQLIDTITPKNRRSIENDTKKKREPVWDPEQHPGSWRAVWAYSAKRAARDGKTLTLQENRAKEVIAGEKTARTPRFVKTTNGTKTLDEASLTRARRLVGLKGYVTNIPAGVMDPDEVIGSYHDLWRVEQSFRMSKTDLRARPMFHHKRESIEAHLTIVFAALAVARYLQQRSGVSIKKLVQTLRPLQEITVSVAGQSIAAQPQIPPEAQELIDRVTH; encoded by the coding sequence GTGGTGTTCCTGCGGAAGGTGAAGACGGCCTCGGGCGCGACGGCCGTGCAGATCGCCCGCCGGGAACATCGACGCGACGTCGTCATCGAGCATTTGGGTTCCGCGCACACCGAAGCCGAGCTCGCGGCGTTGATGCAGGTCGGGCGCCGCAAGATCGAGGAAGGCCAAGGCGTTCTCGACCTCGGACTGGAGCCCGAGCAGGATCCGCGCGCCACGATCGTGCAGGCCAAGGCCTCGCGGCTGCTGGTCGCGGTCATCGAGTCGGCGTGGCAGACATTGGGGTTCGGTGTGATCAACGACGAGGCGTTCTTCCAGCTCGTGCTGGCCCGGATCGTCGAGCCGACGTCGATGCTGGATGCCGGGCGGGTGCTGAGCGAGCTCGGCCTCACGCCTGCGCACCGCAACACCTTCAGCGCCACCCTGCGCCGTGCCGGACAGCGCGGCTACCGCGACCAGATCGCGGCCGCCTGCTTCCGCGATGCCACCGCGTGGGGTGACGTGTCGCTGTGTCTCTATGACGTGACGACGCTGTACTTCGAGGCCGAGAAGGAAGACGACCTCAGGAAGGTCGGCTACTCCAAAGAACGCCGTGTCGATCCCCAGGTCGTCGTCGGGCTCCTGGTCGACCGGCGCGGTTTCCCGCTCGAGATCGGCTGTTTCGAGGGCAACAAGGCCGAGACGCTCACGATGATCCCGATCATCAAGGCCTTCCAGAAGCGCCACGGCGTGAGCGACATGGCTGTCGTCGCTGATGCCGGGATGCTGTCCGCGACCAACCTGCGCGAACTCGACCAAGCCGGTCTGCGGTTCATCGTCGGCTCCCGGGTGACCAAGGCGCCGGTCGATCTGGAGTCCCACTTCCGCTGGCACGGCGACGCCCTCAGCGACGGGCAACTCATCGACACGATCACCCCGAAGAACCGACGCAGCATCGAGAACGACACGAAGAAGAAGCGCGAGCCGGTCTGGGACCCGGAACAGCACCCGGGATCCTGGCGGGCGGTGTGGGCCTACTCGGCCAAACGCGCCGCCCGTGACGGCAAGACGCTGACCCTGCAGGAGAACCGCGCCAAGGAAGTCATCGCGGGCGAGAAGACCGCCCGGACACCGCGGTTCGTCAAGACCACCAACGGCACCAAGACACTCGATGAGGCGTCCTTGACGCGGGCACGTCGGCTGGTCGGGCTGAAGGGCTACGTCACCAACATCCCCGCAGGCGTGATGGACCCCGACGAGGTCATCGGCAGCTACCACGACCTGTGGCGCGTTGAGCAGTCGTTCCGGATGTCCAAGACCGACCTACGCGCCCGGCCGATGTTCCACCACAAGCGCGAATCGATCGAAGCCCACCTCACCATCGTGTTCGCCGCGCTCGCCGTCGCGCGCTACCTCCAGCAACGCAGCGGCGTCAGCATCAAGAAGCTCGTCCAGACCCTGCGCCCGCTGCAGGAGATCACAGTCAGCGTCGCCGGCCAGTCGATCGCCGCCCAACCACAGATCCCGCCCGAGGCCCAAGAACTCATCGACCGCGTGACCCACTAA